The Dehalococcoidia bacterium genome has a segment encoding these proteins:
- a CDS encoding histidine kinase — protein sequence MKIPSVSFRAKVVFLLAAVVFLLGIIAVFYARNDMRRILGNELETRGEAIAKDLAANSTDLLLTGDLVGLYDVVNRTKINNADVRYVLILSSSSEVRANTFGRGVPRGLLEANVLLPGEQVQLRYLDTEEGPIRDIAVPVFGGKAGAVRIGMSAQSLDAAVARNTRNLVGLVVVVVALTLAVSYMLSYYLTRPLSRLLAGVHSVAQGDLSQRITSPGEDEVGQLGRAFNLMARELERKEAMRRELMEKVISSQEEERKRVARELHDEFAQRLTSVMLSLEAVEAMVPDADARGRQMIKRAKQATESSLAETRRLVGDLRPPVLDDLGLVPAIRSYAETHLRRVGTEAVVTAANVPRTLPPAMDTAVFRIVQEAVVNVAKYAEAKQAKITLRVEDGVLFGEVADDGKGFQQVKQGASSSSRLTSFGLLGMEERATLLGGKLSVTSEPGRGTRVSFSIPLYSDNGHERRKDTPAAG from the coding sequence GAATCATCGCGGTATTCTATGCCCGGAACGACATGCGACGCATCCTGGGGAATGAGCTTGAGACGCGCGGGGAGGCCATAGCGAAGGACCTGGCGGCCAACAGCACGGACCTCCTGCTTACGGGCGACCTTGTCGGGCTCTACGACGTGGTGAACCGCACGAAAATCAACAACGCTGACGTACGGTATGTCCTTATCTTGAGCTCATCCTCCGAGGTCCGTGCGAACACATTCGGAAGGGGTGTCCCCCGTGGTTTGCTGGAAGCCAATGTGCTCCTCCCGGGCGAACAGGTGCAACTGCGCTATCTGGATACGGAGGAGGGACCCATCCGGGACATAGCCGTTCCCGTCTTCGGCGGGAAGGCTGGCGCGGTCAGGATAGGCATGTCGGCCCAAAGTCTGGACGCCGCTGTAGCGCGGAACACCAGGAATCTGGTAGGCCTCGTCGTTGTGGTCGTGGCGCTCACCCTCGCAGTGTCCTACATGCTGAGCTACTACTTGACCCGCCCCCTGAGCCGACTGCTTGCCGGCGTCCACTCCGTCGCCCAGGGCGACTTATCCCAACGGATAACCTCGCCGGGAGAAGACGAGGTGGGACAGTTGGGACGCGCCTTCAACCTCATGGCGCGCGAATTGGAGCGCAAGGAGGCCATGCGGCGCGAGCTGATGGAGAAAGTCATCTCTTCTCAGGAAGAGGAGAGGAAGCGCGTAGCCCGTGAGCTGCATGACGAGTTCGCGCAGCGGCTCACGTCGGTGATGCTGAGCCTGGAGGCCGTCGAAGCGATGGTGCCGGACGCGGACGCGCGCGGCAGACAGATGATCAAGCGGGCGAAGCAAGCCACGGAGAGTTCCCTGGCGGAGACCCGTCGGCTCGTCGGAGACCTGCGCCCTCCCGTCCTGGATGACCTAGGGCTGGTCCCGGCAATCCGGTCCTACGCCGAGACGCATCTTCGACGCGTGGGGACCGAGGCGGTCGTAACCGCGGCAAATGTCCCGCGGACGTTACCCCCCGCGATGGACACAGCGGTCTTCCGCATCGTCCAGGAGGCCGTCGTCAACGTGGCGAAATATGCCGAGGCAAAGCAGGCTAAGATTACGCTGCGCGTGGAAGATGGTGTGCTCTTCGGCGAAGTCGCGGATGATGGCAAAGGCTTTCAGCAAGTCAAGCAGGGCGCATCCTCCAGCTCCAGACTGACGAGCTTCGGACTTCTGGGCATGGAGGAACGGGCTACGCTCCTGGGCGGAAAACTATCGGTGACATCGGAGCCGGGGAGAGGCACTAGAGTCTCCTTTAGCATCCCCTTGTACTCGGATAATGGACATGAGCGAAGAAAAGATACGCCTGCTGCTGGTTGA
- a CDS encoding response regulator transcription factor yields MSEEKIRLLLVDDHAMVREGLRALLEAQTDLNVVEEAKTGQEAVDMVRQHRPDIVLMDVTMPLMNGIEATRAIVAMGLGTRVLGLTVHENSEYFFQMLAAGASGYILKGETSAELVGAIRSVFQGGVYLTPQMAGHVVSEYHRFRDKALKAGDDGLTGRESEVLRLIAKGFTNQEIAEALHLSVYTVQTHRAHIMRKLGLENRQQLMKYAVQKGYLDDVS; encoded by the coding sequence ATGAGCGAAGAAAAGATACGCCTGCTGCTGGTTGACGACCACGCCATGGTGCGTGAAGGCTTGCGCGCACTGCTGGAAGCCCAGACGGACCTGAATGTCGTGGAGGAGGCAAAGACCGGACAAGAGGCCGTTGACATGGTCCGGCAGCACCGCCCCGACATCGTCCTGATGGACGTCACCATGCCGCTGATGAATGGCATTGAGGCGACGCGGGCCATCGTCGCCATGGGCCTGGGCACACGCGTGCTGGGGCTGACAGTGCATGAGAACTCGGAGTACTTCTTCCAGATGCTGGCGGCAGGCGCGTCCGGCTATATCCTCAAAGGTGAGACATCGGCGGAACTGGTCGGCGCCATCCGTTCGGTATTTCAAGGTGGTGTCTACCTGACGCCGCAGATGGCCGGGCATGTGGTGAGTGAATATCACCGTTTCCGGGACAAAGCCCTCAAGGCGGGAGACGATGGCCTCACGGGCAGGGAGAGCGAGGTGCTTCGGCTCATCGCCAAAGGCTTCACCAATCAGGAGATCGCGGAGGCCCTCCATCTGAGTGTGTACACGGTGCAGACCCACCGTGCACACATCATGCGGAAACTTGGCCTTGAGAACAGACAGCAGCTGATGAAGTACGCCGTGCAGAAGGGGTACTTGGACGATGTCTCTTAG